The following proteins are co-located in the Sphingorhabdus lutea genome:
- a CDS encoding SMEK domain-containing protein: protein MSLNRKADLDRITEILSYLKSQVELSNPSNFTDINIYAESFYRDFLNIVFGYNLINVNILEPNSAAIDLGDVGSKVAIQVTSTSDISKAKKTVKSFNDKNLHEKYDSLIILNIAMKKKHKKQLIGEETKYQFDVSSGVWDISDLIKVIGDKSAEEISKVRTFLEGQVTFENSASLPKEIKTFQALIALLSDEDHPGVGVGFIEEPDPKGKIEDRFSDHTQYLKNEFKELYTEYGDVLSDVFENEDLGQVRLRRLRLHLKKHSDQILTDCAGDAKKALENLVQNFEGRLVAERVEFDSSAIRFFLISELIKCNVFPNKEVVNV from the coding sequence ATGTCTTTAAATCGTAAGGCAGACTTGGATCGTATTACAGAGATACTTTCGTATCTTAAGTCTCAGGTCGAGCTATCTAATCCTAGCAATTTTACGGATATAAATATTTATGCAGAAAGTTTCTACAGAGATTTTCTCAACATCGTATTTGGATACAACCTCATTAATGTCAACATTCTTGAGCCAAATTCAGCCGCTATTGACTTGGGTGATGTAGGTAGCAAAGTTGCGATTCAAGTGACCTCGACTAGCGATATATCGAAAGCTAAAAAGACTGTTAAAAGTTTCAACGATAAGAATTTGCATGAAAAGTACGACAGCTTAATCATTCTCAATATTGCTATGAAGAAGAAGCACAAAAAGCAGCTCATCGGTGAGGAAACTAAATACCAGTTCGATGTGTCCTCAGGTGTGTGGGATATTTCTGATCTTATCAAAGTAATTGGAGATAAGAGTGCTGAAGAAATATCAAAAGTTAGAACTTTCTTGGAAGGGCAGGTAACATTTGAAAACAGCGCTTCTTTACCAAAGGAAATTAAGACGTTTCAGGCACTCATAGCTCTGTTGAGTGACGAAGATCATCCTGGTGTAGGTGTTGGATTTATTGAAGAGCCAGATCCTAAAGGTAAAATCGAGGATCGCTTTTCTGACCATACGCAATATCTTAAGAATGAGTTTAAGGAGCTCTACACCGAGTATGGAGATGTTTTGTCAGATGTTTTTGAGAATGAGGATTTGGGCCAAGTCCGGTTGAGAAGGCTTAGACTTCATCTCAAGAAACACAGTGACCAAATTCTTACTGATTGCGCGGGAGACGCGAAGAAAGCCCTTGAAAATCTTGTGCAGAATTTTGAAGGGCGCCTGGTTGCGGAGCGTGTCGAATTTGATTCATCTGCAATTCGCTTTTTTCTTATTTCCGAACTCATAAAATGCAATGTGTTTCCGAACAAGGAGGTTGTAAATGTCTAA
- a CDS encoding DUF2326 domain-containing protein, producing the protein MGVKDESSNKTNGVGKSLSIEFLHFALLSNLSKSRVSLIPSDIFPPDTEVCLDFEVDGKNYTLRRSPNNSDEPKLICNGKQTTFSSIADASAYLRKRLFSHSEMQAPSFRAMLGPLMRDERSEFKSIVGCYDTSLRIPDNYTPHLFLFGLDVEVYSSIRAAITEIDELTKDIRKIKDNVKLLRQKDISDARSDLNELESEVEEIERSIDALENVSGYEFVKDDLIRLETNLDELRRKKSLLSQKLARTKIIAEAEKIDAQEIGEFFEQINERLGDLIKKDLEQVYAFKAKIDEFQNQLIHERRNVISEEITNLTREINVIDRQYTEKLKILDQQGNLKSLKQTYAAFKEKADEASQLKAFISRFEDLETQKQKARTRKEADLLQFQSDIQACKETLASFEHSILDIHEYIQGNKKASFEIKPTSKKQVVEIVMRIDDDGSHSVEREKVFIYDIALLLNEHTASRHPGVLVHDNIFDVDQDTLIRSIKFLFEKAEFAKQQQYILTLNSDRLESDIRALIMPAVRAEYTKQKRFLKAHYQEERK; encoded by the coding sequence TTGGGTGTAAAGGATGAATCTAGTAACAAGACGAATGGCGTTGGCAAATCGTTATCTATAGAGTTTTTACATTTTGCACTTTTATCAAATTTGAGTAAAAGCCGCGTTTCTCTAATACCTTCAGATATATTCCCGCCTGATACTGAGGTTTGCTTGGACTTTGAGGTAGATGGGAAAAACTATACGTTAAGACGATCGCCGAACAATTCTGATGAACCAAAACTCATTTGTAATGGTAAACAAACCACATTTTCTAGTATTGCAGATGCTAGTGCATATTTAAGAAAACGGCTCTTTTCGCACTCTGAGATGCAGGCGCCGTCTTTCCGAGCCATGTTAGGCCCTTTGATGAGGGATGAGCGGTCGGAGTTTAAGTCTATTGTGGGATGTTATGACACGAGTCTGCGTATTCCGGATAACTATACACCCCATTTATTTCTATTTGGTTTAGACGTTGAAGTGTATTCATCTATTCGAGCGGCAATTACTGAAATTGATGAACTAACTAAAGATATTCGTAAGATCAAAGACAATGTGAAGCTTTTACGTCAAAAGGATATTTCTGACGCTCGTTCCGACTTAAACGAGTTAGAAAGTGAAGTGGAAGAAATTGAGCGTAGTATTGACGCGCTAGAAAATGTCTCGGGATACGAGTTTGTGAAAGATGATCTAATTCGTCTTGAAACAAACTTAGATGAATTACGCCGAAAGAAGTCACTTCTCAGCCAGAAACTAGCTCGTACCAAGATTATTGCTGAGGCTGAAAAAATAGATGCTCAAGAAATTGGTGAGTTCTTTGAGCAAATTAATGAGCGGTTAGGCGATCTTATCAAAAAAGATTTGGAACAGGTTTACGCATTTAAAGCCAAGATTGATGAATTTCAGAATCAGCTAATTCATGAGCGCAGAAACGTGATTTCAGAAGAAATTACCAATTTGACACGCGAAATTAACGTGATTGATCGGCAATATACCGAAAAACTTAAAATATTAGATCAGCAAGGTAACTTGAAGAGCCTTAAGCAAACCTATGCAGCGTTTAAAGAAAAAGCGGATGAGGCAAGTCAGCTCAAGGCGTTTATAAGCAGGTTTGAGGATCTTGAAACTCAGAAGCAGAAGGCGCGCACAAGAAAGGAGGCCGACTTGCTTCAATTTCAATCAGACATACAAGCCTGCAAGGAGACTTTGGCTTCATTTGAGCATTCGATACTCGATATTCATGAGTATATCCAAGGCAATAAGAAAGCATCATTCGAAATTAAGCCAACAAGCAAAAAGCAGGTTGTCGAGATTGTTATGCGAATTGATGATGATGGTAGCCATAGTGTCGAAAGAGAGAAGGTATTCATATATGATATCGCACTTCTGCTAAATGAACATACTGCATCTCGTCACCCAGGCGTTCTTGTGCATGATAATATCTTTGATGTGGATCAGGATACTCTGATTAGAAGTATTAAGTTTCTTTTCGAAAAAGCAGAATTTGCAAAACAGCAGCAGTATATCCTCACACTCAATTCTGACAGATTGGAGTCGGATATTCGAGCGCTTATAATGCCAGCAGTTCGGGCAGAATATACTAAACAGAAGAGGTTCCTGAAGGCGCATTACCAAGAGGAGCGTAAATAG
- a CDS encoding helix-turn-helix domain-containing protein — protein sequence MEKILVEYTDLRTVKQLAKEAPFVTESTIRWWIYHANSNGFDAVLIKIGGRVYIDKNSFNKWLEGQRLAAPGDAA from the coding sequence ATGGAGAAAATATTGGTCGAATACACAGACCTTCGGACCGTAAAGCAGTTGGCGAAAGAAGCGCCATTTGTGACTGAAAGTACAATCAGGTGGTGGATATACCATGCAAACAGCAATGGTTTTGATGCTGTCCTGATTAAAATCGGTGGGCGTGTTTACATTGATAAAAACTCCTTCAACAAATGGCTTGAGGGCCAGCGCCTGGCCGCTCCTGGCGACGCTGCTTAA
- a CDS encoding site-specific integrase, protein MENTYLNHWERELGSYALSFLTHEIISKKVAELKNAGDQREQLEDGQKPNKPKSPKTVKHYRDNLEILLNHAQKWGWLGAANPMQGVGRITKANKERVRFLDDDERQALLAACKASPNRQLYPVVVFALSTGARKNEILKLKLKDLDLDRQVAILRETKNRETRKVPIVGYLKDVLLDHLEWRKDYVANMENGSDFIFPRTDGKEPIDIRKAWENARDKAGIVDFRFHDLRHRAASYLAMNGASQLEIAEVLGHKTLQMVKRYSHLSEDHTRGVVEKMNKKVFGE, encoded by the coding sequence GTGGAAAACACCTATCTGAACCACTGGGAACGTGAACTAGGCAGCTATGCCCTCTCCTTCCTCACCCATGAGATTATCAGCAAGAAGGTGGCTGAGCTTAAAAACGCAGGCGACCAGCGCGAACAGCTTGAAGACGGGCAAAAACCAAACAAGCCCAAGTCACCTAAAACCGTGAAACACTATCGGGACAATCTGGAAATTCTACTAAACCATGCCCAAAAATGGGGCTGGCTTGGTGCCGCAAACCCCATGCAAGGTGTTGGCCGCATTACCAAGGCCAACAAAGAGCGTGTGCGCTTCCTGGATGATGATGAACGCCAAGCCCTGCTTGCAGCCTGCAAGGCCAGCCCGAACCGACAATTATACCCTGTGGTGGTCTTTGCCCTGTCCACCGGCGCACGAAAGAATGAGATTTTAAAATTGAAGCTCAAAGACCTGGACCTTGATCGCCAGGTGGCCATCCTGCGTGAGACCAAAAACCGTGAAACCCGTAAGGTACCGATTGTCGGCTACCTGAAAGATGTCCTGCTGGATCACTTGGAATGGCGCAAAGACTATGTGGCTAATATGGAAAATGGCTCAGACTTCATTTTCCCACGCACAGACGGTAAAGAACCCATCGATATTCGCAAAGCTTGGGAAAACGCCCGCGATAAAGCTGGCATTGTGGATTTCCGCTTCCATGATCTGCGCCATCGTGCCGCCAGCTATCTCGCCATGAACGGGGCCAGCCAGCTCGAAATTGCCGAAGTCCTCGGCCACAAAACATTGCAAATGGTGAAGCGTTACTCGCACCTATCTGAAGACCATACCCGCGGTGTGGTCGAAAAGATGAACAAAAAAGTTTTTGGTGAATAA
- a CDS encoding glycoside hydrolase family 3 N-terminal domain-containing protein, translating to MLTSARKFGPNYKRAILITASTLLSMAASIKYTHAQDQDPGPLPSHVVDMASDMNIAPAKAQLASKRVEALIVQMTLTEKVGQLTQAAGGRSKTLNSKLTPEELNRVRAGHVGSYLHVAGAGPLRELQRVAVEESRLKIPLLFAMDVVHGYRTIFPVPIAISSSWQPEQWEKTARISAIEASNSGLHWTFAPMVDVARDPRWGRVVEGSGEDAYLGSIMAVAQIRGYQGDDLKGAGTIMATTKHFGAYGAPHGGRDYGTAEISERALHEIYLPPFYAAMKAGTGSYMTAFNDIGGEPTTGNADLINGTLRGKWGFNGMLVSDWNAVAELINHGVANSRADAGGLAISAGVDMDMMSLVYADDLAKAVNKNPNLIGHIDNAVRNILTAKEKLGLFDNPMAYHDEAAEAALIQSAEHRQAAKDVALRSMILLQNKGNVLPISAKAKKIAVIGAMATDTQSQLGSWRARGDKSEVISIYDGIKNGAHKDAIVDYAAGAAPQSDDISGVGAAVMLAQNSDISILVIGEDYDKSGEARSNSTLEIPPSQDYLARQVISAAKAQGKPVIILLTGGRPLAIPYLAENADAILMTWMLGNEAGPAVADVIFGRVAPGGKLPIAFPRTTGAVPYSYGEYPAGRPADPDPVKDSNRFKDLPITQLYPFGHGLSYGDVKIEGAILSSQSLSPNGEISISTKLTNKGNRAADETAQLYLRDVTSRQAQPKMMLRGFKRITLQPGESKELVFTITPQQLTYYNKNGSWSVEAGRFDVMIGASAEDIRARASFDLTAPISGDVPASSIATKVVVK from the coding sequence ATGTTAACATCAGCACGGAAATTTGGTCCAAATTATAAACGCGCCATATTAATAACCGCGTCCACATTATTGAGCATGGCGGCCAGCATAAAATATACCCATGCGCAGGATCAGGACCCTGGACCATTGCCCAGCCATGTTGTGGATATGGCCAGCGACATGAATATTGCGCCCGCAAAAGCACAGCTAGCCAGTAAGCGCGTTGAGGCGTTAATTGTCCAAATGACATTGACCGAAAAGGTGGGCCAATTGACACAGGCAGCGGGCGGGCGGTCCAAAACATTAAATTCAAAACTGACCCCAGAGGAGTTAAACCGTGTGCGTGCAGGGCATGTGGGGTCATATCTGCATGTTGCAGGTGCAGGGCCATTGCGGGAGTTACAACGGGTTGCGGTGGAAGAAAGCCGTTTGAAAATCCCCTTATTATTCGCAATGGATGTGGTGCATGGATATCGCACAATATTCCCCGTGCCGATTGCCATTTCGTCAAGTTGGCAGCCGGAGCAATGGGAAAAAACGGCCCGTATATCGGCGATAGAGGCATCGAATAGCGGGCTGCATTGGACATTTGCACCCATGGTTGATGTGGCGCGTGATCCGCGCTGGGGCCGAGTGGTGGAGGGATCGGGCGAAGATGCCTATTTGGGAAGCATCATGGCCGTCGCGCAAATTCGTGGATATCAAGGAGATGATTTAAAGGGGGCCGGCACAATAATGGCCACGACCAAACATTTTGGCGCCTATGGTGCGCCGCATGGTGGGCGCGATTATGGGACGGCAGAAATAAGCGAGCGCGCCTTGCATGAAATTTACCTACCGCCATTTTATGCCGCGATGAAGGCCGGAACGGGCAGTTATATGACCGCATTTAATGATATTGGAGGTGAACCAACCACTGGCAATGCCGATTTAATCAATGGCACATTGCGCGGCAAATGGGGTTTTAATGGCATGTTGGTGAGCGATTGGAACGCGGTCGCGGAACTTATCAACCATGGTGTCGCGAATAGCCGTGCAGATGCAGGCGGATTGGCCATTTCGGCGGGGGTCGATATGGATATGATGAGCCTTGTCTATGCCGATGATTTGGCGAAAGCAGTGAATAAAAATCCAAATTTAATCGGCCATATTGATAATGCGGTTCGGAATATTTTGACCGCAAAGGAAAAATTGGGCCTGTTCGACAATCCCATGGCATATCATGATGAAGCGGCGGAGGCGGCGTTAATCCAATCGGCCGAGCATCGCCAAGCGGCAAAGGATGTGGCGCTGCGGTCCATGATATTGTTGCAAAATAAGGGAAATGTCCTGCCCATTTCCGCAAAGGCCAAAAAAATTGCCGTCATTGGCGCGATGGCAACCGATACGCAAAGCCAATTGGGAAGCTGGCGCGCGCGCGGTGACAAGTCAGAGGTTATTTCCATTTATGATGGCATTAAAAATGGCGCGCATAAGGATGCGATAGTTGATTATGCCGCCGGCGCAGCCCCGCAAAGCGACGATATATCCGGCGTGGGCGCGGCGGTGATGCTTGCCCAAAATAGCGATATTAGCATTTTGGTAATTGGTGAGGATTATGACAAATCAGGCGAGGCGCGAAGCAATTCGACATTGGAAATTCCACCAAGTCAGGATTATTTGGCGCGGCAGGTGATAAGCGCGGCCAAGGCACAGGGAAAGCCGGTCATCATTTTATTAACCGGTGGTCGTCCATTGGCCATTCCTTATTTGGCAGAAAATGCCGATGCGATATTGATGACATGGATGTTGGGTAATGAGGCTGGCCCTGCGGTTGCAGATGTGATTTTTGGCCGTGTTGCGCCGGGCGGTAAATTGCCCATTGCCTTTCCCCGCACCACAGGCGCAGTGCCATATAGCTATGGCGAATATCCCGCCGGACGCCCTGCCGATCCCGATCCGGTAAAGGATAGTAATAGGTTTAAGGACCTGCCGATTACGCAGCTTTACCCATTTGGGCACGGATTATCATATGGCGATGTTAAAATAGAGGGCGCGATATTAAGCAGCCAAAGCCTGTCCCCCAATGGGGAAATAAGCATTAGCACCAAATTGACCAATAAGGGCAATCGCGCCGCAGATGAAACAGCGCAGCTATATTTACGCGATGTAACATCACGTCAGGCCCAGCCGAAAATGATGCTGCGCGGGTTTAAACGAATTACCCTGCAACCTGGGGAGAGTAAGGAACTGGTCTTTACCATCACGCCGCAACAATTAACCTATTATAATAAAAATGGCAGTTGGTCGGTGGAGGCTGGCCGATTTGATGTCATGATTGGCGCATCGGCAGAGGATATTCGCGCACGGGCAAGTTTTGATTTAACTGCGCCCATTTCCGGCGATGTGCCCGCATCTTCAATTGCAACAAAGGTGGTGGTGAAATGA
- a CDS encoding SMP-30/gluconolactonase/LRE family protein yields the protein MRMQRRLLLAGIGGMAVAGCGNILNKGMNKMSNIAPLKGDLFGGVEKLSPKLDDIIDPQSRLEKLASGFSWSEGPIWDANRGQLYFSDVPQNKIYQWREDEGLRLFLDYAGLAKDGDLSLYDSAGTNGLIMGKNGDLIIASHGKRALTRMNIDNRDEIILSDKFKGKKFNSPNDLIEDRDGVIYFTDPPYGLKNGDQSPMKEQSVNGVYRRDINGRIDLIDDSLRRPNGIALSPDERTLYVSNSDEARQIMKSYAISSDGKITDKGVFFDASPFVGPNSPGLPDGMCVAKSGIIFATGPGGVFIISPKGEYLGRIRTEKACANCTIGNDGRYLYLTISDILARIKLRTAM from the coding sequence ATGAGGATGCAAAGGCGTTTATTATTGGCCGGTATTGGCGGCATGGCGGTGGCGGGTTGTGGCAACATCCTCAATAAAGGAATGAATAAAATGTCAAATATTGCACCCTTAAAAGGGGATTTATTTGGCGGGGTTGAAAAATTAAGCCCCAAATTGGACGATATTATTGACCCGCAATCCAGATTAGAAAAATTAGCCAGCGGTTTTTCATGGTCCGAAGGGCCGATATGGGATGCAAATCGCGGCCAATTATATTTTTCCGATGTGCCGCAAAATAAAATATATCAATGGCGCGAGGATGAAGGGCTGCGCCTATTTCTTGACTATGCCGGATTGGCCAAGGATGGGGATTTATCATTATATGATAGCGCAGGGACAAATGGGTTAATCATGGGTAAAAATGGTGATTTAATCATCGCCAGCCATGGAAAACGTGCGCTGACCCGCATGAATATTGATAATCGGGATGAGATTATTTTATCGGATAAATTTAAGGGTAAGAAATTTAACAGTCCCAATGATTTAATAGAGGATAGAGACGGCGTTATTTATTTTACCGATCCGCCCTATGGGTTGAAAAATGGCGATCAATCACCGATGAAGGAACAATCGGTAAATGGGGTGTATCGCCGCGATATAAATGGGCGCATTGATTTGATTGACGATAGTTTAAGGCGGCCCAATGGTATCGCATTATCGCCCGATGAGCGGACATTATATGTTTCCAATTCCGATGAGGCGCGACAAATAATGAAAAGCTATGCCATTTCCAGTGATGGTAAAATAACCGATAAAGGGGTGTTTTTTGATGCATCGCCATTTGTGGGGCCAAATTCACCTGGCCTGCCCGATGGCATGTGCGTTGCCAAATCGGGCATTATATTTGCCACAGGACCGGGCGGGGTATTTATCATTTCCCCCAAAGGTGAATATTTGGGACGGATACGCACCGAAAAAGCATGCGCCAATTGCACAATTGGCAATGATGGGCGATATTTATACCTAACAATCAGCGATATATTGGCCAGAATTAAATTACGCACCGCGATGTAA
- the acs gene encoding acetate--CoA ligase, protein MSDNVSKNVAKIISPRINEPTHVTSSQYDKLYAQSINDPDAFWAEQAKNLNWYKMPTKISNWSYDPVSIKWFEDGVMNICHNAVDRHVEAGKGDVVAMIFEPDDTQGEARHITYGQLLSDIIKMAGTLKKMGVKKGDRVTIYMPMIVEGAVAMLACARIGAIHSVVFGGFSPDALAGRIKDCQSRFVICGDGGWRGGKSVPLKANVDAALKQVDVDGVLVIKHSCIDIDMQDGRDYDYDEYSADVGDICPCEPMNAEDPLFILYTSGSTGSPKGVLHSIGGYATWVAATFKYIFDYKAGEIFWCTADIGWVTGHSYVVYGPLINGASQVIFEGVPNHPDFGRFWQIIAKHRVNIFYTAPTAIRALMREGDAPVKAHDRSSLRLLGTVGEPINPEAWRWYFDVVGEGKSPIVDTWWQTETGGVMISTLPGAHGMKPGSAGKPFFGIKPQLVDNEGNILDGATSGNLCITDSWPGQARTVYGDHERFIQTYFSTYKGKYFTGDGCRRDEDEYYWITGRVDDVINVSGHRMGTAEIESALVSHPLVAEAAVVGYPHDIKGQGIYCYVTLNAGEQHSDELVAQLRAHVRQEIGPIATPEHLHVTPALPKTRSGKIMRRILRKIAENDFAALGDISTLADPSVVDSLIEGRLNK, encoded by the coding sequence ATGTCCGATAATGTGAGTAAAAATGTTGCGAAAATCATTTCGCCGCGTATCAATGAACCAACCCATGTCACATCATCGCAATATGATAAATTATATGCGCAAAGCATTAATGATCCCGATGCCTTTTGGGCGGAGCAGGCAAAAAACCTAAATTGGTATAAAATGCCAACCAAAATTTCCAATTGGTCCTATGATCCGGTTTCCATCAAATGGTTTGAAGATGGCGTGATGAATATTTGCCATAATGCAGTAGATCGCCATGTAGAGGCAGGCAAAGGCGATGTCGTCGCCATGATATTTGAACCCGATGACACCCAAGGCGAAGCGCGGCATATCACCTATGGCCAGCTATTGAGCGATATTATTAAAATGGCGGGTACGTTGAAAAAAATGGGGGTCAAAAAGGGTGACCGCGTTACCATTTACATGCCGATGATTGTTGAAGGCGCGGTGGCCATGTTGGCATGTGCGCGTATTGGCGCAATACATTCGGTGGTATTTGGCGGTTTTTCGCCCGATGCTTTGGCGGGCCGGATAAAGGATTGCCAAAGCCGATTTGTTATTTGCGGCGATGGCGGATGGCGCGGCGGTAAATCCGTCCCGTTAAAGGCAAATGTTGATGCGGCATTAAAACAGGTTGATGTGGATGGCGTGCTGGTCATTAAACATAGCTGTATCGACATTGATATGCAGGATGGGCGCGATTATGATTATGATGAATATAGCGCCGATGTGGGCGATATATGCCCATGTGAGCCGATGAATGCCGAAGACCCGCTGTTCATTTTATACACATCGGGTTCAACCGGATCGCCCAAGGGTGTGCTGCACAGCATTGGCGGCTATGCCACATGGGTGGCGGCGACGTTTAAATATATTTTTGATTATAAAGCAGGCGAGATTTTTTGGTGCACGGCGGATATTGGATGGGTTACGGGGCATAGCTATGTCGTATATGGCCCATTGATAAATGGCGCCAGTCAGGTGATTTTTGAAGGTGTTCCCAATCATCCTGATTTTGGCCGTTTTTGGCAAATTATTGCCAAGCACCGCGTGAATATATTTTATACCGCGCCCACAGCCATTCGTGCGTTAATGCGCGAAGGAGATGCGCCGGTAAAGGCACATGACCGCAGTTCGTTAAGATTGCTTGGCACGGTGGGTGAACCGATAAATCCAGAGGCGTGGCGTTGGTATTTTGATGTGGTGGGCGAGGGGAAATCCCCCATTGTTGATACATGGTGGCAAACCGAAACTGGCGGGGTGATGATTTCCACCTTGCCCGGCGCGCATGGCATGAAACCGGGCAGTGCGGGCAAACCATTTTTCGGGATTAAGCCGCAATTGGTGGATAATGAAGGTAATATTTTGGACGGCGCGACCAGCGGTAATTTATGCATTACCGATAGCTGGCCCGGACAGGCGCGCACCGTATATGGTGATCATGAACGATTTATCCAAACCTATTTTTCCACATATAAGGGCAAATATTTTACTGGCGATGGATGCCGCCGTGATGAGGACGAATATTATTGGATTACCGGCCGGGTTGATGATGTGATAAATGTGTCGGGCCACCGTATGGGTACCGCCGAAATTGAAAGCGCACTTGTTTCCCATCCCTTGGTCGCAGAGGCGGCAGTTGTGGGTTATCCCCATGATATAAAGGGACAGGGCATTTATTGCTATGTCACCTTAAATGCGGGAGAGCAGCATAGCGATGAATTAGTGGCGCAATTGCGCGCGCATGTTCGGCAGGAAATTGGCCCCATTGCAACGCCGGAACATCTGCATGTTACGCCCGCATTGCCCAAAACCAGGTCGGGTAAAATTATGCGGCGGATATTGCGTAAAATTGCGGAAAATGATTTTGCAGCATTGGGCGATATTTCCACTCTGGCCGACCCCAGCGTGGTGGACAGCTTAATCGAGGGCAGATTGAATAAATAA
- a CDS encoding LysR family transcriptional regulator, translating into MDIISFRTFLAAAATGSFAGAAKRIHASPSSVTERIKQLEYRLGAKLFERDKRGCRLTAAGRKFMGPAQQSVRAWEIAQHEVSIPENFTKSISMGGQYALWGAELTGWLATARKQMPHIAFRVTAGASARLNRDLSDGFLDIAAMYDPVFRPDIGTEKLFDDRLILVSAAHEDNWRENYVRIEWGQHLGVEIASRMDIEPSAGLVLDLGKRSANWLIEQKMSGFMPERVVMPHLKNGQLKIVPDALSFDYPAYICWRRDVDPQIIADLVLSIKACFAA; encoded by the coding sequence ATGGACATAATAAGCTTTCGAACTTTTTTGGCCGCCGCAGCAACGGGCAGCTTTGCCGGTGCGGCAAAGCGCATTCATGCCAGCCCATCAAGCGTGACCGAACGTATTAAGCAACTTGAATATCGATTGGGCGCGAAATTATTTGAACGCGATAAGCGCGGTTGTCGGCTGACCGCGGCGGGCCGCAAATTTATGGGCCCGGCACAGCAATCTGTTCGTGCATGGGAAATTGCACAGCATGAGGTTTCAATTCCGGAAAACTTTACCAAAAGCATTTCTATGGGCGGGCAATATGCGCTTTGGGGGGCTGAGCTGACTGGCTGGCTTGCAACCGCGCGAAAGCAAATGCCGCATATTGCCTTTCGCGTCACGGCGGGGGCATCGGCGCGGTTGAACCGTGACCTTAGCGATGGTTTTTTGGATATCGCTGCCATGTATGATCCGGTTTTTCGGCCAGATATCGGAACGGAAAAGCTGTTCGATGACAGGTTAATTTTGGTTTCCGCCGCCCATGAAGATAATTGGCGGGAAAATTATGTGCGGATCGAATGGGGGCAGCATTTGGGTGTTGAAATTGCATCGCGCATGGATATTGAACCTTCCGCTGGCCTTGTCCTTGATTTGGGTAAACGATCGGCAAATTGGTTGATTGAACAAAAAATGAGCGGCTTTATGCCCGAACGCGTTGTCATGCCTCATCTGAAAAATGGGCAGTTGAAAATAGTGCCCGATGCGCTCAGCTTTGACTATCCGGCCTATATTTGTTGGCGGCGCGATGTTGACCCGCAAATAATTGCCGATTTGGTGCTGTCAATTAAGGCATGCTTTGCGGCGTAA